In one Culex quinquefasciatus strain JHB chromosome 2, VPISU_Cqui_1.0_pri_paternal, whole genome shotgun sequence genomic region, the following are encoded:
- the LOC119766037 gene encoding uncharacterized protein LOC119766037, producing MSPTNVSLNEALQVGGTVQNDLFSILLAFRKHPVAFTADLSKMYRQIRVAPSDTRFQRIFWRADPSEFIRVLELTTVTYGTASAPFLATRCLVQLCDDEGENFPLAAKIVREACYVDDILSGASSPKEALDCLTQLQGLLSRGGFPIHKWTSNEPAVMERIPESDREKLIDLDGLIGGVVKALGLYWSPGDDEFRFTVTQAEADATKRRVLSEIGKFYDVLGLLSPVIIKAKILMQRVWLAGLSWDVLLEGGMMDTWHQFQCALPDVRDIRIPRYVIGPGNPGLELHGFSDASKVAYGAVTYVRSPLPNGKCKMRLLCSKSKVAPTKPLDIHRLELLALRLLSRLVVKVIAALNLPFRNVVLWCDSQVVLAWIKKPLDQLQTFVRNRVAEIRKETSGFIFKYIRSKDNPADLISRGMFPAALMKCGKWWEGPEFLESIVYQEEPTIEIPDSELPELRTVKLVTLLACNTTDFPIFEDCSSFRKLQRIMAYVLRFVNNCRIKNPTERTRLRHLTVPELRSSLKLIVKVVQHDVLSQEIQQVAENDTAGRLQGLTPFLHEGLLRVGGRLQHSELPFAAKHQLILPKHRITNLIVKAYHEEHLHAGPSSLLAILRRQFWLLDGRSTVRSETRSCVTCFRAKPRSTSQLMGRLPSCRVTENLPFDEVGVDYAGPISVKVGTRKPQIVKAYFAVFVCMVTKAIHLELVSDLTTEAFLAALQRFVSRRGVPRRIHSDNGTNFKGAKTELHELYVLFNERTFTDRVQMYCQPKEITWSFIPPGAPNFGGLWEAAVKSTKYHLKRILKNAQLTFEQYATVLAEVEAVLNSRPLFATSTDPADPEVLTPGHFLSGRPLTAIPEPAYEGTPTNRLSKWQHLQLLREHFWRAWRRDYLTTLQPRGKNRKEMPNVRPQMVVLLEEKNAPPLEWKMGIVTQTYPGPDGLVRTADVKVGGTVIRRPTSKLSVLPILDNEPEKTAASSSQPGGRMLAARLAA from the coding sequence ATGTCCCCCACGAACGTGTCCCTGAACGAAGCCCTTCAGGTCGGAGGCACTGTCCAGAATGATCTCTTCTCGATCCTTCTCGCCTTTCGAAAGCACCCTGTCGCCTTCACCGCAGACCTCTCGAAAATGTACCGCCAGATTCGCGTGGCCCCGTCCGACACTCGCTTCCAACGAATCTTCTGGCGGGCCGATCCGTCCGAGTTCATCCGTGTCCTGGAACTCACCACGGTGACCTACGGAACCGCGTCCGCACCCTTTCTTGCTACGCGATGTCTGGTCCAGCTCTGCGACGACGAAGGTGAAAATTTTCCGCTGGCTGCCAAGATTGTACGCGAGGCCTGCTACGTCGACGATATCTTGTCTGGTGCGAGCTCCCCCAAAGAAGCGCTCGACTGTCTGACGCAGCTGCAAGGCCTGCTCAGTCGCGGCGGATTTCCTATCCACAAGTGGACCTCCAACGAACCTGCGGTGATGGAACGCATACCTGAAAGCGATCGAGAGAAGCTGATCGATCTGGACGGATTGATCGGCGGTGTGGTCAAGGCCCTGGGACTCTACTGGAGTCCAGGAGACGACGAGTTTCGTTTCACCGTCACCCAAGCTGAAGCAGATGCCACCAAGCGCCGTGTCCTCTCGGAGATCGGCAAATTCTACGACGTGCTGGGACTCCTGTCGCCGGTCATCATCAAGGCCAAGATCCTGATGCAGCGAGTCTGGCTCGCTGGTCTATCGTGGGACGTTCTGCTGGAAGGCGGAATGATGGACACGTGGCACCAATTCCAGTGCGCACTCCCCGACGTGCGCGACATCCGTATCCCTCGGTACGTGATCGGGCCTGGCAACCCGGGCCTGGAGCTTCACGGATTCAGCGACGCCTCCAAGGTCGCCTACGGTGCGGTGACCTACGTTCGCAGTCCTCTCCCGAACGGCAAGTGCAAGATGCGGCTGCTTTGCAGCAAATCGAAAGTGGCGCCAACCAAGCCACTGGACATCCACCGACTGGAACTGCTTGCCCTTCGACTGCTTTCGAGGTTGGTGGTGAAAGTCATCGCGGCGCTGAATCTCCCGTTCCGAAACGTGGTGCTGTGGTGCGACAGCCAAGTCGTGCTTGCGTGGATCAAGAAACCGCTGGACCAACTACAAACGTTCGTGCGCAACCGCGTCGCGGAGATCCGGAAAGAGACCAGCGGCTTCATTTTCAAATACATTCGCTCCAAGGACAACCCGGCCGACCTGATCTCTCGCGGCATGTTTCCGGCCGCCCTGATGAAATGCGGTAAGTGGTGGGAAGGACCAGAGTTTCTTGAATCCATCGTGTACCAGGAGGAACCTACAATCGAGATACCGGACAGTGAGTTGCCAGAGTTGAGAACAGTGAAGCTAGTTACCTTGCTGGCCTGCAACACGACCGACTTCCCGATCTTCGAGGACTGCAGCTCATTTCGGAAGCTGCAGCGGATAATGGCGTACGTGCTGCGTTTCGTGAACAATTGCCGGATCAAGAACCCCACGGAACGAACTCGCCTACGCCATCTCACCGTTCCTGAGCTGCGGTCGTCCCTGAAGCTGATCGTGAAGGTGGTGCAGCACGACGTGCTGTCTCAAGAGATCCAGCAAGTGGCCGAGAACGACACGGCCGGGCGTCTCCAAGGGTTGACGCCGTTCCTACACGAAGGCCTCCTACGAGTTGGAGGAAGACTACAGCATTCCGAGCTGCCGTTCGCAGCCAAGCACCAGCTGATCCTGCCCAAGCACCGAATTACCAACCTGATTGTGAAGGCTTACCATGAAGAGCACCTGCACGCGGGGCCGTCGTCCCTGCTCGCAATCCTGCGGAGACAGTTCTGGCTGCTCGACGGACGGTCGACAGTTCGGAGCGAGACGAGAAGCTGCGTGACGTGCTTCCGCGCGAAGCCACGCAGTACGAGCCAGCTGATGGGGAGACTGCCGTCCTGCCGTGTGACCGAGAACCTTCCGTTTGACGAGGTCGGCGTGGACTACGCCGGACCGATTTCTGTGAAGGTAGGAACCCGGAAGCCACAGATCGTCAAGGCATACTTTGCCGTCTTTGTTTGCATGGTGACCAAGGCGATCCACCTCGAACTTGTTTCGGACCTCACGACCGAGGCATTCCTGGCCGCCCTCCAACGCTTCGTCAGCCGACGCGGCGTGCCTCGCCGAATCCACTCGGATAACGGTACAAACTTCAAGGGGGCCAAGACAGAACTTCACGAGCTGTACGTCCTCTTCAACGAACGCACCTTCACCGACCGGGTCCAGATGTACTGCCAGCCCAAGGAGATCACCTGGTCGTTCATCCCTCCCGGCGCGCCGAACTTCGGTGGCCTTTGGGAGGCCGCTGTAAAGAGCACGAAGTACCACCTGAAGAGGATCCTCAAGAACGCACAGCTTACCTTCGAGCAGTACGCGACCGTGCTTGCGGAGGTCGAGGCCGTGCTCAACTCAAGGCCGCTTTTCGCAACGTCAACCGACCCTGCGGATCCGGAAGTCCTGACGCCGGGACACTTTTTGAGCGGCCGTCCGCTGACGGCAATTCCGGAACCGGCGTACGAGGGAACACCGACAAACCGGCTGTCCAAGTGGCAGCACCTGCAGCTCTTGCGAGAGCACTTCTGGAGAGCTTGGCGACGGGACTACCTGACGACCCTCCAGCCAAGAGGAAAGAACCGGAAGGAGATGCCGAACGTCCGCCCTCAAATGGTGGTCCTGCTGGAGGAGAAGAACGCGCCGCCGCTTGAGTGGAAAATGGGAATCGTGACGCAAACTTACCCTGGACCGGACGGTCTTGTGCGCACTGCGGACGTGAAGGTCGGTGGAACCGTCATCCGACGACCGACTTCAAAGCTGTCCGTCTTGCCGATCCTGGACAACGAACCCGAAAAAACTGCTGCGTCTTCGTCCCAGCCAGGGGGGAGGATGTTGGCGGCTAGACTGGCTGCGTAA